A genomic segment from Candidatus Korarchaeum cryptofilum OPF8 encodes:
- a CDS encoding HEPN domain-containing protein, with translation MYQEEFCERYCKYFPCRECPHRGTEECSYCDPSCGVGSGSIVCLLRKPPFSRDVCYNSQQCYEKFLKGLIKMYGGEPPWKHDLERLLSELPEDARYRILKEGDLIRCIHDLNNYNTARYHYELSDEEVSTCLECAEKILSLLEGIEEFEGIA, from the coding sequence ATGTATCAAGAAGAATTTTGTGAAAGATATTGTAAATATTTTCCATGCCGTGAGTGTCCTCATAGAGGGACGGAGGAATGTAGTTACTGCGATCCCTCTTGTGGGGTAGGGAGTGGAAGCATAGTTTGTCTCTTAAGAAAACCACCTTTCTCTAGAGATGTATGCTATAACTCCCAGCAGTGTTATGAGAAGTTTCTTAAGGGCCTAATTAAGATGTACGGCGGTGAACCTCCCTGGAAGCATGACTTAGAGAGATTATTGAGCGAGTTACCTGAAGATGCGAGATATAGGATCTTGAAGGAGGGCGATCTTATTAGATGCATCCACGATCTGAATAATTATAATACAGCGAGATATCATTATGAGTTATCTGATGAAGAGGTCTCCACATGCTTGGAATGCGCTGAAAAGATCCTATCTCTCCTCGAAGGAATTGAGGAGTTTGAGGGGATCGCATGA
- the cas3 gene encoding CRISPR-associated helicase Cas3': MTFLSHYLERVLSTLPGREDRPFLNFAIKKAEDSRVSIIEAPTGYGKSAISQAIALRSLEEGLKCVIAFPLRTLLEDQLAKFRGTLRKLDLDERYVGARYMHYPESRYLIRPITLTTADTLSLTLFGIAPEDLETAFKHYDGTLTGSMGHYLFSRAMVLLSDLVLDEVHLLSDTTKSLNFLIALIWIVTFHGGRATFMSATIPKALENLLRRECEGIGLKIIRFSEDPDNAFLEERRKKRYEVNLEKLGSDKFERISEWIKIGMRDGFRRAIVVFNTVNEAIEFYRFVRENLDLRKDRILLLHSRFSGKDREAKMRRIEELRNEEYLLVSTQVIEAGVDISSDLFVSDLAPASSLIQRLGRFLRYGGEQEGRAFLWYEEGDGEKYKGVYDIDLFERTLYFLEGNDVRFHDPESYQALLDSVYDESSFNLKPRDVNELISIESILESSYRAIEKFIELEGSFVRDSTLVPVVPGSLWREDMPISELRELLVPMNLSTVYQIKPKEMLIIEEGKVIKKPTETLWNRKREHVLKYTLSSKFVAFSVEGDYDEELGMVVRYGEGHQLL; encoded by the coding sequence ATGACCTTTCTATCCCACTACTTGGAACGCGTCCTTTCGACATTACCGGGAAGGGAGGATAGGCCTTTCCTCAATTTCGCTATAAAGAAAGCTGAGGATAGCAGGGTCTCGATCATAGAAGCGCCTACAGGCTATGGAAAATCCGCAATCTCACAGGCAATCGCGCTCAGATCTTTGGAAGAGGGGCTAAAATGCGTAATCGCATTCCCCTTGAGGACTCTCCTCGAGGATCAGTTAGCTAAGTTCAGAGGGACATTGCGTAAGCTGGATTTAGATGAGAGATATGTAGGAGCTAGATATATGCATTATCCGGAATCTAGATATCTGATAAGACCTATTACTCTAACTACAGCTGATACTCTCTCCCTAACTCTCTTCGGTATAGCCCCTGAGGACTTAGAGACGGCCTTCAAGCACTACGATGGGACTCTGACTGGGAGCATGGGTCATTATCTCTTCTCCAGAGCGATGGTGCTTCTATCGGATTTAGTACTCGATGAAGTCCACCTTTTATCAGATACCACTAAATCACTGAACTTCCTAATTGCCCTTATCTGGATAGTGACCTTCCATGGAGGGAGAGCTACCTTCATGTCGGCGACGATTCCTAAGGCTCTGGAGAATCTCCTCAGGAGGGAATGTGAGGGCATCGGACTCAAGATTATTAGATTCTCAGAAGATCCTGATAATGCGTTCCTAGAGGAGAGGAGGAAGAAGAGGTATGAGGTGAATTTGGAGAAACTCGGGAGCGATAAGTTCGAGAGGATCTCGGAGTGGATAAAGATCGGTATGAGGGACGGGTTTAGAAGAGCTATCGTCGTCTTCAATACAGTGAATGAAGCTATCGAGTTCTATAGATTCGTGAGGGAGAACTTGGACCTGCGGAAGGATAGGATACTCCTCCTCCACTCCAGGTTCTCGGGGAAGGATAGAGAGGCCAAGATGAGAAGGATCGAGGAGTTGAGGAATGAGGAGTACTTGCTAGTCTCCACCCAAGTTATAGAGGCGGGTGTCGATATATCCTCAGATCTCTTCGTATCGGATCTAGCTCCTGCTTCCTCACTTATCCAGAGGCTGGGGAGGTTCCTGAGGTACGGGGGTGAGCAGGAGGGGAGGGCCTTCCTCTGGTATGAGGAGGGGGACGGGGAGAAGTACAAAGGCGTATACGATATAGATCTCTTCGAGAGAACTCTCTATTTCTTAGAGGGGAATGATGTGAGATTTCACGACCCGGAAAGTTATCAAGCTCTTTTGGATAGTGTTTATGATGAGAGCTCCTTCAACTTGAAACCGAGAGATGTGAATGAATTAATTTCCATAGAGAGTATTTTAGAGAGCTCCTATCGGGCGATCGAGAAATTTATAGAGCTTGAGGGGAGTTTCGTGAGAGATAGCACATTAGTCCCCGTAGTCCCTGGCTCCTTATGGCGTGAAGATATGCCTATAAGCGAATTAAGGGAGCTTCTAGTCCCTATGAATTTATCGACAGTATATCAGATTAAACCGAAGGAGATGCTCATTATAGAGGAGGGAAAAGTAATAAAGAAGCCCACTGAGACTCTCTGGAACAGGAAAAGAGAGCATGTATTGAAATACACTCTATCATCTAAATTCGTTGCGTTCTCAGTGGAAGGGGATTACGATGAGGAACTGGGTATGGTGGTGAGGTATGGGGAGGGTCATCAGTTACTATAA
- a CDS encoding AAA family ATPase: MISEIRVRNLIRIIEADIEIGNVTLLYGPNSEGKSSILRAIDLLLCTILGPINDYPDLSDYARIDNPKLSLEAQLDEPFSDKVSLEVDYSYLLPISPLVEKESILPSRLELKSERYKFVHRYDMERGSQVLSGGLVFRVNKLPPPKGTYLLESDYISSLRIAGIDLGDLPELSRDFERLRSRFEKPYLYLRRPSYDDILKNIEDGVNYLYSLGRARVGEFIEDLNSVTADSVSVEDIIPGKRIYVCQDNSCLPLTSMSDGFLQVLNILISAYRIENFLRYAEKFGIELKGVLLTEVFDAGVHVDWLLNLLDLMEEKENIRFVAELHTGLLLSRAIKRGFPAYYVHDGRAERLTEENITSPELFRREREAYEEALR; encoded by the coding sequence ATGATAAGTGAGATAAGAGTGAGGAACCTCATCAGGATAATCGAGGCCGATATCGAAATAGGGAATGTGACGCTACTATACGGGCCGAATAGCGAGGGAAAATCGAGTATATTGAGAGCGATAGATCTCCTGCTATGCACTATTCTCGGGCCCATTAATGATTATCCTGATCTCTCGGATTACGCTAGAATAGATAACCCGAAACTCAGCTTGGAGGCACAATTAGATGAACCTTTCTCAGATAAGGTTTCCTTAGAAGTAGATTACTCCTACCTCCTCCCAATTTCTCCTTTAGTCGAGAAGGAGTCTATATTGCCCAGTAGACTTGAACTGAAGAGCGAGAGATATAAATTTGTCCACAGATACGATATGGAGAGAGGGAGCCAAGTCCTCTCCGGGGGGCTCGTTTTTCGAGTGAACAAACTCCCTCCCCCCAAAGGGACCTACCTACTAGAGAGTGACTACATCTCCTCGCTCAGAATTGCAGGGATCGATCTAGGGGATCTTCCGGAGCTTTCTAGAGATTTTGAGAGGCTCAGGAGTCGCTTTGAGAAACCATATCTATATCTACGCAGACCCTCATATGACGATATTCTGAAGAACATTGAGGATGGCGTGAATTATCTCTACTCGCTCGGGAGAGCTAGAGTGGGTGAATTCATCGAGGATCTGAATAGTGTGACGGCAGATTCCGTTTCAGTAGAAGATATAATCCCCGGGAAAAGGATATATGTATGCCAAGATAACTCCTGTCTCCCTCTAACTTCCATGAGCGATGGTTTCCTTCAAGTACTCAATATATTGATCTCCGCCTACAGGATCGAGAACTTCTTGAGATATGCTGAGAAGTTCGGGATCGAATTGAAAGGAGTTCTACTCACAGAAGTTTTCGATGCGGGAGTCCACGTGGATTGGCTCCTAAACCTCTTGGACTTAATGGAGGAGAAAGAGAATATCAGATTCGTAGCTGAATTGCACACGGGGCTCCTCCTCTCTAGAGCTATAAAGCGCGGGTTTCCGGCTTACTACGTCCACGATGGGAGAGCGGAGAGACTGACCGAGGAGAACATAACGAGTCCGGAGCTCTTCAGGAGGGAGAGAGAAGCTTATGAAGAAGCGCTCAGATGA
- a CDS encoding RAMP superfamily CRISPR-associated protein produces the protein MRLIEEIGKIPLNPSSMNTLSWMRIRGLKYLRDKAERGGESEERRRILEDLFTAYSPDNLNEVFKKASNLLDMQKSALKSCGYDVFDFLAVTRSRLIVGMASEIFGKQIFEVGLSWDPLLNLPYIPGSSLKGAFRSYLESERPDLVPLLGSKSESSSIIFLDSYPVSSKSNLLVPEVTTPIYGAKGVREVKAEPKPVIYPVINKDVTFRMIIGLRGKGRRLGDFLGQFMMEVLRRGIGAKTLVGYGLMEL, from the coding sequence ATGAGACTGATCGAGGAGATCGGGAAGATCCCCCTGAATCCCTCCTCGATGAATACCCTCTCCTGGATGAGGATCAGGGGCCTGAAATACCTGAGGGATAAGGCGGAGAGGGGTGGGGAATCCGAGGAGAGGAGGAGAATTCTAGAGGACCTATTCACAGCATATTCACCCGATAATTTGAATGAGGTCTTCAAAAAAGCCTCAAATCTCTTAGATATGCAGAAATCTGCTCTCAAATCTTGTGGTTATGACGTATTCGATTTCCTAGCCGTGACGAGGTCTAGATTGATAGTTGGGATGGCGAGCGAGATCTTCGGGAAGCAGATATTCGAAGTGGGCCTATCCTGGGATCCTCTCCTAAATCTCCCCTATATACCAGGATCTTCATTGAAAGGGGCCTTCAGATCCTATCTGGAGTCAGAGAGGCCGGATCTTGTCCCATTGCTCGGATCTAAATCGGAATCTTCTTCAATAATCTTCCTCGATTCCTACCCAGTCAGCTCCAAGAGCAATTTATTAGTGCCCGAGGTCACCACCCCCATATACGGAGCTAAGGGAGTTAGGGAAGTGAAAGCTGAGCCGAAGCCAGTGATATATCCCGTTATAAATAAGGACGTGACATTCAGGATGATTATTGGGTTGAGGGGGAAGGGTAGGAGATTAGGTGACTTCTTAGGACAATTCATGATGGAGGTCCTCAGGAGAGGGATCGGAGCGAAGACCCTAGTAGGTTACGGGCTCATGGAGCTGTAG
- the cmr1 gene encoding type III-B CRISPR module RAMP protein Cmr1, with product MSILLKLNGESRLYLGGYDTQFHEEDPFRTQSLKGLWRYWLRAYIAGAMYDAGLLECKEEGDLVCGIDPESLKKIVEKTGDLLGSQGSASKFRIVINRAKADRKEDEFAAQRIRLLSMGKRGKISYGDKAYAEIIIEKSPHVKRIDENEIKVVIGSLLTALSLNGLGKGGRRGLGTFSVEVEGFNGDFLVNGKLDHSKLRELIRETMESVRSYLDLDRGKPSEIPPIDCISEAKIDLSGIVPGVRLINLRETPVFMIVRAKPREDKSIDNMVIELQDFFYRPARLRRMKYRISSADESRDDITRERLAWFLGLPRMQKMTGYIYDGRRASAVHLAVHKEGALFTFFLSGDWPTEIVWIGRRRKNLKIDRLEVKKAYITSVSSLLEYLDRIGYESEVIYL from the coding sequence ATGAGTATATTGCTCAAGCTCAATGGGGAGAGCAGGCTTTATCTGGGTGGTTACGATACCCAGTTCCACGAGGAAGATCCTTTCAGGACTCAATCCCTCAAGGGGCTCTGGAGGTATTGGCTGAGAGCTTACATAGCCGGAGCTATGTACGACGCGGGCCTCCTGGAGTGCAAGGAGGAGGGGGATCTCGTCTGCGGGATCGATCCCGAATCTCTCAAGAAAATAGTGGAGAAGACAGGGGATCTTCTGGGAAGCCAGGGATCAGCTTCGAAATTCAGGATAGTTATCAACAGAGCTAAAGCTGATCGTAAGGAGGATGAATTCGCTGCACAGAGGATAAGGCTCCTCTCCATGGGGAAGAGAGGGAAGATTAGTTATGGAGATAAGGCATACGCTGAGATAATAATTGAGAAGTCTCCACACGTGAAAAGGATCGATGAAAATGAGATAAAAGTAGTAATAGGATCCCTTCTCACGGCTCTCTCCCTCAACGGGCTGGGGAAGGGAGGGAGGAGGGGCCTCGGGACTTTCTCTGTGGAAGTAGAGGGCTTCAATGGGGATTTCTTGGTGAACGGGAAGCTGGATCACAGCAAGCTCAGGGAGTTGATAAGGGAGACTATGGAATCCGTGAGGTCTTACTTGGATCTCGATAGGGGAAAACCGAGTGAGATACCTCCGATAGACTGCATATCGGAAGCTAAAATCGACCTCTCCGGGATTGTACCTGGTGTGAGGCTCATCAACTTGAGGGAAACTCCGGTCTTCATGATAGTGAGAGCCAAGCCGAGGGAAGATAAGAGTATAGATAATATGGTTATAGAGCTTCAAGATTTCTTCTACAGGCCCGCTAGGTTGAGGAGAATGAAATACAGGATAAGCAGCGCTGATGAGAGCAGGGACGACATAACTAGGGAGAGGTTGGCATGGTTCCTCGGCCTCCCGAGAATGCAGAAGATGACTGGATATATTTACGATGGGAGGAGGGCGAGCGCCGTCCATCTAGCGGTCCATAAGGAGGGAGCCCTCTTCACATTCTTCCTCTCGGGTGACTGGCCGACCGAGATTGTTTGGATAGGGAGGAGAAGGAAGAATCTGAAGATAGATCGCTTAGAGGTGAAGAAAGCTTACATCACGTCGGTCTCGAGCCTTCTGGAGTATCTCGATAGGATCGGATATGAGAGCGAGGTGATCTACTTATGA
- a CDS encoding CRISPR-associated RAMP superfamily protein has product MYRAAFRSLEPYLFRGPGEFDPSARGVYSWASSLLAPSPSTTAGALATVREHIDTGSMSWDEAYSRVLGVRMRGPYLRKGSVIYVEDRVDGKFIRLEDVEEYCRLKRDLSKGSEEKLREILSRGFSPKELTVTGIGLKTRREMLKVADEDRGLIYTATFIDYLSDMELDTTIEFDLVSGEIETGRYVVRLGGEGRVSLLEISEADNYICDIPERAHLLYVLSPILYETGRDFIEILREEIGEAEVYGKIDLLGTGYSEIRKRRKPIYQALLPGSVIFLERGVEGREVYEKGIGVGRELGFGSVIPVGGDGR; this is encoded by the coding sequence ATGTACAGAGCTGCTTTCAGGTCTTTAGAGCCTTACCTCTTCAGGGGTCCTGGGGAGTTCGATCCGAGCGCTAGGGGCGTTTACTCATGGGCTAGCTCGCTCCTAGCCCCGAGTCCATCGACTACAGCCGGAGCCCTGGCGACTGTACGCGAGCATATTGATACGGGATCCATGAGCTGGGATGAGGCCTACTCGAGGGTCCTGGGAGTCAGGATGAGGGGGCCCTACCTGAGGAAGGGATCCGTGATATACGTGGAGGATAGAGTGGATGGGAAGTTCATTAGGCTCGAGGATGTCGAGGAGTACTGTCGCCTCAAGAGGGATCTCAGCAAGGGGTCGGAGGAGAAGTTGAGGGAAATTTTAAGCAGGGGATTCTCCCCGAAGGAGCTAACGGTCACGGGAATAGGGCTCAAAACTAGGAGGGAGATGTTGAAGGTAGCTGATGAGGATAGGGGGCTCATTTACACAGCTACTTTCATAGATTACCTCTCCGACATGGAGCTAGACACTACGATAGAGTTCGATTTAGTATCGGGGGAGATCGAGACGGGGAGGTACGTGGTGAGGCTGGGAGGGGAGGGAAGGGTATCCTTGCTCGAGATATCTGAAGCCGATAATTACATCTGCGATATACCGGAGAGAGCACACCTACTCTACGTGCTATCCCCCATCCTTTATGAGACGGGGAGGGATTTCATTGAGATCTTGAGGGAGGAGATAGGGGAAGCTGAAGTTTACGGTAAGATAGATCTCTTAGGAACGGGATACAGTGAAATCAGGAAGAGGAGGAAGCCCATTTATCAAGCCCTCCTCCCGGGAAGTGTGATATTCTTGGAGAGAGGTGTGGAGGGACGCGAGGTATATGAGAAGGGGATAGGCGTGGGGAGGGAGCTGGGCTTCGGCTCCGTCATCCCTGTCGGGGGTGATGGGAGATGA
- the cas10 gene encoding type III-B CRISPR-associated protein Cas10/Cmr2, producing MDLRELILLKTAALFHDPPDKAWCLVRGEKHEKWAEELAHIALDGTPLSEAGEMLSDERVREADRLAASVDRVLLGELIGDKRGAFPEKSIKLKNPINPRIEHSIQVDLGKDKVEEVMRELNGVLKKTENVEEAYLALFGLYELIWIAKGLPSGPADTRIPTHTVFDHLYATATALNWTYEGGGLLLHIDIAGVQDFIAQSRRLRDLWASSYIISALLWSTVLNLIRYGPDVVLTPSCRFNPFFYCDLTNRVQAIGDYLKIIKIEGFEEILCERFSFPRFAVIPGSMTLVLPSFISDAEVLVEESFRRKWKEFCEGIMELDVPLSRDLEREMRYGFMEVPPFSMRISSVRVDTSKGGDNVYAKAFESLMNENRKKKLLKVNPACMLPLTEITREIFDGKGSLADSKRGFDYCTMCGKLPAIVRWDGRASDEFLEEGERLCPYCLMKRIFSRRPGPVLRRILGYGGDVKISYPSLADIATFEFKDGFLRDLPSLDKLWKDGKIRELMGRVLESQYEERVLAWKYQLRKFEEIGESSIDPDLKRGLLGFLLAESEVAILGKEKRKLWSELRRYLEEKGIVIPPIGMYYALIRADGDDMGSILSGEVGVIGIDVKDYIVSSFEGKSREVVLRIMDSDYEKLKDIAKEENLNEENLRKTKEFLNEIISSRKIPVSLSYHVSISRALIISALRDIKQIEDNNGIVIYAGGDDLLSIAPVSSAIRIIDGSRRGYSGLDGSGRFHKLGNYLIPSMGDAGRSYSLYITHYRYPLYAVVSDSSLKLEVAKGSVWVDGRERKKDSLIITYSARGSSESSILPLSLRDPGLSPVDLRFLDDLIGKIRSGDISVSLLYEASRGNFMETAERAWSMGKMEIFDKVIEYMIGRHIQRGERREDILREIMEYIKRYEGVRRRDRDGEEPFFLNLFKSCRLLYSGLRGD from the coding sequence ATGGACTTACGCGAGCTAATCCTCCTGAAGACAGCGGCATTATTCCATGACCCTCCTGACAAAGCATGGTGCTTGGTGAGGGGAGAGAAGCATGAGAAATGGGCTGAGGAGCTCGCTCATATAGCTTTAGACGGGACTCCCCTGAGTGAAGCGGGGGAGATGCTATCCGATGAAAGGGTAAGGGAGGCGGATAGACTCGCTGCCTCGGTCGATAGGGTCCTGCTCGGGGAGCTCATAGGGGATAAGAGAGGCGCCTTCCCGGAGAAGTCCATAAAATTGAAGAATCCGATAAACCCGAGGATAGAGCACTCAATACAAGTCGATTTAGGGAAGGATAAAGTAGAGGAAGTCATGAGAGAATTAAATGGTGTGCTCAAGAAGACTGAAAATGTAGAAGAAGCTTACCTCGCTCTCTTCGGCCTATATGAGCTCATATGGATTGCTAAGGGCCTCCCATCAGGCCCAGCAGATACCAGGATACCTACTCACACGGTTTTCGATCACCTCTACGCGACAGCTACCGCTCTGAACTGGACATATGAGGGAGGGGGCCTTCTCCTCCACATAGATATAGCTGGCGTCCAGGACTTCATAGCACAATCGAGGAGATTGAGGGATCTATGGGCATCAAGTTACATCATTTCAGCCCTCCTCTGGAGCACGGTGCTAAATCTCATCAGATATGGGCCTGATGTCGTGCTGACACCATCATGCAGGTTCAACCCATTCTTCTACTGTGATCTCACTAACAGAGTTCAAGCGATAGGAGATTACTTGAAAATCATCAAGATAGAAGGATTTGAGGAGATCTTATGCGAGAGATTTTCCTTTCCTAGGTTCGCAGTAATCCCCGGATCTATGACTTTAGTCCTGCCTTCATTCATCTCGGATGCCGAGGTGCTCGTTGAGGAGAGCTTCAGGAGGAAATGGAAGGAGTTCTGTGAGGGTATAATGGAGCTCGATGTACCCCTGTCCAGGGATCTAGAGAGGGAAATGCGTTATGGGTTCATGGAAGTGCCTCCTTTCTCAATGAGAATATCCTCAGTTCGCGTGGATACTTCGAAGGGCGGAGATAATGTCTATGCGAAAGCATTCGAATCCCTGATGAATGAGAATAGGAAGAAAAAGCTCCTAAAGGTGAATCCTGCTTGCATGCTCCCTCTAACAGAGATCACGAGGGAGATATTCGATGGTAAGGGCTCCCTAGCTGATAGTAAGAGGGGCTTCGATTACTGTACGATGTGCGGGAAGCTCCCTGCTATAGTACGGTGGGATGGAAGGGCCTCCGATGAGTTCTTGGAGGAGGGAGAGAGGCTCTGCCCGTATTGCTTGATGAAGAGGATCTTCTCCCGCAGGCCAGGTCCTGTGCTCCGCAGGATCCTAGGGTACGGGGGAGATGTGAAGATATCTTACCCATCCCTCGCCGATATAGCTACTTTTGAGTTCAAGGATGGCTTCTTAAGAGATCTTCCGTCTTTAGATAAGCTTTGGAAGGATGGGAAGATCAGGGAGTTGATGGGAAGAGTTCTAGAGTCCCAGTATGAGGAGAGAGTCCTCGCCTGGAAATACCAATTGAGGAAGTTCGAGGAGATAGGGGAATCTAGTATAGATCCGGATCTGAAGAGGGGGCTCCTAGGCTTTCTATTGGCGGAGTCCGAAGTAGCTATACTTGGGAAGGAGAAGAGGAAGCTCTGGTCTGAATTGAGAAGGTATTTGGAGGAAAAAGGCATCGTTATACCTCCTATAGGGATGTATTACGCGTTAATAAGGGCAGATGGGGATGACATGGGGAGTATCCTAAGTGGAGAAGTAGGAGTAATCGGGATCGATGTGAAGGATTACATAGTGAGCTCATTCGAGGGGAAATCCAGGGAGGTAGTACTGAGGATCATGGATTCTGATTATGAGAAGTTGAAAGATATAGCGAAGGAGGAGAATCTCAATGAGGAGAACTTACGTAAGACCAAGGAATTCTTAAATGAAATTATATCGAGCAGGAAGATTCCAGTGAGTCTATCTTATCACGTCTCGATCTCTAGGGCCCTCATAATATCTGCTCTCAGGGATATAAAGCAAATCGAGGACAACAATGGCATCGTCATATACGCGGGAGGTGACGATCTACTCTCAATAGCTCCCGTGAGTTCAGCGATCAGGATAATCGATGGGAGCAGGCGTGGCTACAGTGGTCTCGATGGATCCGGTCGGTTCCACAAGCTAGGCAATTACTTGATACCATCTATGGGAGACGCTGGGAGGAGTTACTCCCTCTACATCACGCATTACAGGTATCCGCTTTACGCCGTGGTGAGCGATTCCTCACTTAAGCTAGAGGTAGCTAAGGGCTCCGTTTGGGTAGATGGGAGGGAGAGGAAGAAGGATTCTCTGATCATAACTTATTCAGCTAGAGGATCCTCGGAGAGCTCTATACTCCCTCTCTCCCTGAGGGATCCCGGGCTATCTCCGGTGGACCTCCGATTCCTGGACGATCTCATCGGGAAGATCAGGTCCGGGGATATCTCAGTTAGCTTACTCTATGAAGCTTCCCGAGGTAACTTCATGGAGACCGCTGAGAGGGCTTGGAGCATGGGGAAGATGGAGATCTTCGATAAGGTCATCGAGTACATGATAGGGAGACACATACAGAGAGGAGAGAGGAGGGAAGATATCCTGAGGGAGATAATGGAGTATATAAAGAGATATGAGGGAGTCAGGAGGCGTGATCGCGATGGAGAGGAACCCTTCTTCCTGAATCTATTCAAGTCGTGCAGGCTCCTCTACAGCGGTTTGAGGGGTGATTGA
- the cmr5 gene encoding type III-B CRISPR module-associated protein Cmr5, which yields MGEKEAISPQGRALRDFELIYKLYLDGNIVDFGKSFRSRARETPSFLYEVGLISGLSFIYAKTDDATERTYAILLNCLKGDTKDLKRLNSKEGGYAAYLHLLLLEISRLVPDKNLDLRDPLSCIKALEGLDRPLVPLLIPYLLEIKRLAEATLPSEG from the coding sequence ATGGGAGAGAAGGAGGCGATCAGCCCTCAGGGTAGAGCTTTGAGGGATTTTGAGCTGATATATAAGCTTTACCTGGATGGGAACATAGTAGATTTCGGTAAGTCCTTCAGATCCAGAGCCAGAGAGACCCCTTCTTTCCTCTACGAGGTCGGGTTGATATCCGGCCTGAGTTTCATATACGCTAAGACAGATGACGCTACCGAGAGGACTTACGCTATTCTCTTAAATTGCTTGAAAGGAGATACTAAAGATCTGAAAAGACTTAACTCAAAGGAAGGGGGTTATGCTGCCTACCTCCACCTCCTCCTCCTCGAGATCAGCAGGCTCGTACCGGATAAGAACTTGGATCTCAGAGACCCCCTCTCATGTATTAAGGCACTTGAAGGATTGGATAGGCCCCTAGTTCCACTCCTAATACCATATCTCCTCGAGATAAAGAGACTGGCTGAAGCTACGCTACCATCGGAGGGTTAA
- the cmr4 gene encoding type III-B CRISPR module RAMP protein Cmr4 → MSFEPYKFAKVVIIKCLSDIHPGTGRGGEIVDLAVQRDSVGFPVIYGSSIKGSIKTALYHRDKNLMALLGPEPDEEEKYLSPIAITTSYLLSFPVRSLKGIYTNITSPFLLRRFSSYLEMASVLNEKYVEISKRVKSIASISGKFPATKGFIEKHVVDGLGKAFLCEEIGIDRELIEERDDMDYLRKLMGLDDSESLISLDDDRAKELIERSLLRITRIRVNRETKTVAGGGLWTEEAIPTGALFSTVFLGYSYEYMRDVLKKAVEGEREDLKDPIDALLKEVKYLIIGGDESVGRGIVMLREVE, encoded by the coding sequence TTGTCCTTTGAACCCTACAAATTTGCAAAAGTTGTCATCATAAAATGCCTGAGCGACATTCACCCTGGAACTGGGAGAGGAGGGGAGATTGTCGATCTAGCTGTCCAGAGAGATAGTGTCGGTTTTCCAGTGATATACGGATCTAGCATAAAGGGATCCATAAAGACGGCCCTGTATCACAGGGATAAGAACTTGATGGCTCTTCTGGGACCAGAGCCTGATGAGGAGGAGAAATATCTATCTCCAATAGCGATAACGACATCTTACCTCCTCTCATTCCCCGTTAGGAGTCTGAAAGGTATCTACACGAATATCACATCCCCCTTCCTCTTGAGGAGGTTCTCCAGTTACTTAGAGATGGCCTCCGTGCTTAATGAGAAGTACGTTGAGATCTCGAAGAGAGTAAAGAGCATAGCCAGTATATCAGGGAAATTCCCAGCTACTAAAGGCTTCATTGAAAAGCATGTAGTAGATGGGCTTGGAAAGGCCTTCCTCTGCGAGGAGATAGGCATCGATAGGGAACTTATAGAGGAGAGAGATGATATGGATTATCTCAGGAAACTAATGGGCCTCGACGATAGTGAGAGCTTGATATCTTTAGATGACGATAGGGCTAAGGAACTCATCGAAAGATCCCTCCTAAGGATCACGAGGATAAGAGTGAATAGGGAGACGAAGACGGTGGCTGGAGGAGGCCTATGGACTGAGGAGGCCATCCCGACTGGGGCCCTATTCTCAACAGTATTCCTCGGATATAGCTACGAGTATATGAGGGACGTCCTGAAGAAAGCAGTGGAGGGGGAGCGAGAGGATCTGAAGGATCCCATAGATGCTTTACTGAAGGAGGTCAAGTACTTGATAATAGGAGGGGATGAGAGCGTCGGAAGGGGGATCGTGATGCTCAGGGAGGTGGAGTGA